GCAATAGTGGCAACAACGGGAACAACGGTGGAAACGGCAATAACAACGGCCCCGGCAAGGACTAACTAGTGACTTTCCGTGATTCCCTGGCAAACCGCGTCCGCGTTATTGGGCGCGGTTTCGCCGTAACCACAGCAATCGGAGCAACAGCCGGCGCAGCAGCTGCCGCCTACGGCTGGTGGGAAAAGGACCAGTTCGAGCTCAGGCGGGAGACGCTGCCCATTCTGCCCGAGGACTTTGGACCACTCCGCGTCCTGCACCTGAGCGACATCCACTTCGTCCCGGGACAAGACAAAAAGGCGCAGTGGCTGCGGTCTTTGGCAGACCTCAAACCGGACCTCGTGGTCAATACCGGTGACAACCTGAGCCACCAGAAGGCAATAGATCCCTTGGTGGAGGCGCTCCGTCCCCTGATGGAATTCCCGGGCGTCTTTGTGCCGGGTTCCAACGACTATTACGCGCCCCGCATGAAGAATCCGGCCGGCTACTTCCGTGGACCGTCAAAGCCCAAGCAAGACCCCATCAAGCTCGACTGGCCCAAGCTCCGCACGGCCTTCGGCATGGGCGGGTGGATCGAACTGACCAACCGGGCCCAATCGGTGGTCATCGACGGCCTGCGCTTCGACTTCTCCGGCGTCGATGATCCGCATCTGAAGCGTGACCGCTTTGCCGGTTGGCCCCGAGGCACGGTCAATCAGGATGCCCGCCCGCACCTGAAGGTTGGGGTAATCCACGCTCCGTACCAACGCGTCCTGGACCGCTTCACCGAAGCGGAGGCAGACCTCATCCTCGCCGGGCACACCCACGGCGGCCAGATCTGCATCCCCGGCTACGGTGCGCTCGTGTCCAATTGCGACCTCCCCACGTGGCGCGCCCGCGGCCTCCACGATTGGGAAAGCGATGGATTCACGACGCCGGTGAACGTCTCCGGCGGCATCGGAACCTCCCGCTTCGCCCCGGTACGCATAGCTTGCCGGCCTGAAGCGGTCCTGTTGACCCTTACGGCCCGCAACTGAACCAGCTGCGGCATTACAAAGCCCAATAACTGGGACCATCATTCCAACGGCGTCGCGCCATCCTGTGAAACGAATCACGGCATGGCATAGGGTTGTTGCTACGGGAAACTACCTCCGCACCACCTGAAGATCCAGCTGTTGAGAAGCGGGCATGTCCAAGCAAACGTCGTTCTTTACCTCCGTCGGCCGGCTATACCCCCATGTGCGGCCCATCCTGCCCCGGCTTTTCATGGGCCTTTTGTGCGCCTTGCTTGCCAGTGTCGTGGCACTGGCCATCCCGCAGGTGCTCCGGGTACTGGTCAATAACTCCCTTGAACCCGACGGCAACCCGGGCGCCGTCTGGACTGCCGCCGTCGTGATTCTTGCGCTTGGCGTGGGCGAAGCGGGACTGGTGGCGCTGCGCCGTCAGTTCGTGATCAACCCTGCGACCACGGTCGAGACGAAGATGAGGGTGTCCCTGTACGGGCACTTGCAGCAGCTCACGGTTGCCTTCCATGATCGCTGGGGTTCGGGGCAACTGCTCTCGCGGGCCATGACGGACCTCAGCTTCCTCCGCCGCTGGATGGCATTCGGCGCCATCATGCTGGTGGTCACGACGCTCACGGTGATCATTGGCGTGGGCGTCATGTTCTCCATGAGCTGGCAGTTGGCGTTGATCTTCCTGGCCGCTGCCGTCCCGATCATGGTCAACTCGTTCCGTTTCCGCCGCCGCTTCAGCCTGGTCACGCGGCTCAGCCAGGACCAGGCCGGCGACCTTGCCACCACAGTGGAAGAGTCGGTCCATGGCATCCGCGTCCTCAAGGCGTTCGGCCGCAGCCGGGAAGCGCTGGAGAACTTCAATGGACAGGCCGAGGAACTTCGCCAGACGGAGATCGCCAAAGCCAAGCAACAGGCCGGCTTCACGCTGGTAGTCACCCTCCTGCCCGAACTTGCCCTGGGTGTTGGACTGGTAGTCGGCATCATGCTGGCTGCTTCAGGCCAGCTGAGCATTGGAGCGCTCGTGGCCTTCTTCGCCACCGCGGCGGTCGTGGCGACTCCCGTGGAATTCTCGGGCATGCTTCTGGCCATGGCGCTGACCGCCAAAACCGCGCTTGACCGCCACTTCGAGGTCATGGACACGGTCAACACCATCACGTCCCCGGACCAGCCCGCCACCCCTTCCGTGGTCAGGGGCGCCTTGCGCTTTGAGCACGCAGGCTTCGGGTTCGACGACGGCGGGACGCTCCTGCGCGACGTCACCCTGGACATCCGCCCCGGCGAAACCATGGCCCTCGTGGGCATCACGGGAAGCGGAAAGAGCGCCATGCTGCAGCTGGTTCCGCGCCTCTACGACGTGACCGAAGGAGCTGTGACCATCGACGGCGTGGACGTGCGCGATTTCGACCTCCAAGAACTCCGGAGGATTGTGGCAGTGGCGTTCGAGGACACCACGCTCTTCTCCAGTTCCGTCCGGGACAACGTCCTGCTGGGCGCGCCCGACGCCTCGGATGCAGCCCTCGACGAAGCACTTGACGTCGCCCAGGCACAGTTCGCCTATTCATTGCCGGACGGCGTGGACACCTTGATCGGAGAGGAAGGGCTGAGCCTCTCCGGTGGCCAGCGGCAAAGGATCGCCCTGGCCCGTGCCATCGCAGCCAAGCCGAAGGTCCTGGTGTTGGATGACCCCCTGTCCGCCTTGGACGTCAACACCGAGGAACGCGTGGAAGCGCGGCTTCGCGATGTCCTCCACGACACCACGACGCTCATCGTTGCGCACAGGCCGTCCACGGTAGCGTTGGCGGACCGCGTGGCCTTGCTCGAAAACGGAACAATCACCGCCGTCGGAACCCATACCGAACTCCTGGCCAACAACGCCCACTACCGCTACGTCATCGCGAGCCTGGACACCGGGCCCAAGGACCTGGACAGCGAACTGCACGATCTCGAGGACGCAGAGGAGGCCCGCCGGTGAGTGCCACGACTTTTGGAACGGCCAACGAGGACAACACCCTTCTCTCCAAAGCTGACAGCAAAACCGTACGACGGCGGTCCCTCGCTTTGCTTGCCTCCCTGATACGTCCGGTCCGGCTGCGTTTTTGGTTGACGATCGTGATGGTGGTGGTTTCGCAGCTCACCCGCGTTGCGGGGCCGGCACTCATCGCTTTTGGCATCGACCACGCACTCCCCGCGTTGCAGTCCGGCGACAACGGTCCGCTGGTTCTGGTGGGCGTTCTGTATATCGCCGCGGCTGTGGCAACTGCCGGAATGACGGCGTTGTACGTCACCTCCACGGCACGCTTGAGCCAGGCGATGCTGTTGGATCTCCGGGTCCGGGTGTTCCGCCACACTCAGCGGCTGAGCCTCGAATTCCACGAGAAATACACTTCCGGGCGCATCATCGCCAGGCAGACCTCGGACCTGGAGGCTCTCCGCGAGCTCCTGGACTCGGGCGTCAGCTCACTGGCATCCGGCCTGCTGTTCATGATCTTCACCGCGGTCACCATCTTCGCTTTGGACTGGCGAAGCGGACTGATCGTCCTGGCTGCAGGGGTGCCCATGTTCTTCCTGGCCCGCTGGTACCAAATTCGTTCCCAGATCGCCTTCCGGGAATCCCGCGTCGTGTCGGCACGGCTGATCGTCCACTTCGTGGAGACCATGACCGGCATCCGTGCGGTCAAGGCTTTCCGCAAGGAGCGGGAGAACGCCGAACAGTACGGCGAGGTGGCCGAGGACTACCGCAAGGTCACGGTCCGGTCGATCTTCCTGAACGGTGTCCTGCAGCCCGGCCTGGTGCTGATCGGTAACGTCTGCGTGGCTGTAGTTCTGTTGTTCGGAGGCTTCCGGGTTCTCAGCGGGGATCTGGCGGTGGGTGTCCTGCTGGCCCTCATCCTGTCCACTAAGCGCTTCTTCCAACCCGTGGACCAGATGGCCATGTTCTACAACTCCTTCCAAAGTGCGCAGGCTGCCCTGGAAAAGGTGTCCGGGTTGCTCGAGGAAGTTCCCACCGTTCGTCCGCCCAAGAACCCGGTGGCGTTGAAGCAGCCGCGCGGCGAGATCGACTTCAACGGCGTGGAGTTCGGCTACAACGACGGCAGCATTGTGGTTCCACGGCTTGACCTGCACATTCCTGCCGGACAGACCGTGGCGCTGGTGGGGCAGACGGGCGCCGGCAAGTCAACGCTGGCCAAGCTCATAGCGCGTTTCTATGACGTCTCTTCCGGGTCCATCACGCTGGACGGCGTCGATCTGCGCGATCTGTCCACCACCGATCTTCGGCGGGCAGTGGTCATGGTCACCCAGGAAGCTTTCCTCTTCAGTGGCTCGGTGGCGGACAACATTGCCCTGGGACGCCCGGAAGCGTCCCGCGCCGAGATTGAAGCAGCGGCACGGGCAGTGGGAGCCCACGAGTTCATCATGGGCCTGCCTGACGGCTACGACACCGATGTGAACAAGCGGGGCGGACGCGTATCCTCCGGGCAGCGCCAGCTCATAGGCTTCGCCCGGGCCTTCCTCGCGGCGCCGGCAGTCCTGATCCTGGATGAGGCAACCTCCTCCCTGGATATCCCTTCCGAGCGGATGGTCCAGCAGGGATTGGCCAACCTGCTGGAAGGAGTATCCGGGGGCAGCGCGGGACGGACTGCGATCATCATTGCCCACCGTCTTTCCACCGTGGAGACTGCGGACCGTGTGCTGGTGGTCCACGACGGACGGATCGTTGAGGACGGGACACCCGCGGAATTGATCTCCGGCGGCGGCAGGTTCGCCCGCCTGCACGGGGCTTGGCGGGATTCCCTGGTCTAGCGTCAAGGGGTGGGGCTCACGGTGTTGTTGTGACGAGCAACACCGCTCCCCCGATTTCGCATCCCGCACCGAGTCAGCTATTCTTTAACAGTTGCTTTCGCAGCGGATCGGGATGTAGCGCAGCTTGGTAGCGCGCTTCGTTCGGGACGAAGAGGTCGCAGGTTCAAATCCTGTCATCCCGACCAAACACGAAAATGGCGTCGAGAAATCGGCGCCTTTTTTGTTTTAAGTTGAGCCCGGGACCCGAGCCCGGGACCTTGGGCCGGGGCCTTGTCTCAAGGCACGAGACTCACGGTTGCGCCGCCGGGCTGTCCACGCATAAAACGCAAAAAGAAACCCCGGAGCTGCTCGTGATGCTCCGGGGTTCCAGTCGAGTGATTGATTACATCGGATCCGGCCAGTTGCCGATGGACGAGGTGGTGTACGTCGTCTCCGTTGTCTTGGTGGGTGCCGCTACGCTTGCGCGCATCGGATCAGGCCAGTTGCCAATGGCACTGAGCGAAGTGTCGGATTCAACGGTCGAAGCCGCGGAGACGACTGCGGGAGCCGCAACCGTGAACGCAAGCGCGCCTGCCAGTGCCACCGAGGCGGCGAGTTTCTTGAACATATTGTTCCCCAATGCGAGTCGGATTCGTTACGGAAATTGCGCGGTCCCTGTTGACATACATTGTAAAATGTTTTCCACAGACACTGTCAAGGTTTGGGTCGAAAGACACCGGAGGGAGGAACCCGTGGGAAACGGATTCGGCGAGAAACTACGTGCCGAACGGCTGGAACGCGGTCTGACCCAGGCCGAGCTGGGTAAGAACCTGTACTCCCCGAGCTACATCTCCCTGCTTGAAACCGGACGGCGCGAGCCCACCCAAGAGGTCATCGAGGAACTCGCCCGGCGCTTGGAATTGGCACCTAAGGCCTTGGAGGCCTGGAGCCAGCCCGTTTCAGTCAGTGACGCCGAGTACGTCCTGGCCGGTCTTTACGCCCGGCAGGCCTGGGACCTCCGCGACTACCAATTAGCCGCCAGTCATGCAGCAACGGCAGCGCAGATCGCCCTGGAAGCCAAGAACAACAGCGCTTGGTGGAACATGACCTACATGCAGGCCGAGTGCGTCATGAAGCAGGGCCTGCTGAAGGAATGCCAGCAGATTGTCGAACACCTGCTGGAACACCCTATGGCCACCGAGTCCGCAGGCTTGGGAGTGCGCGCCTGGCAGATGCTTGCTGCTGTGTGCCACGGTCAAGGCCAACTAGCCACCGCCGTCGAGCATGCCAAGAAGGCAGTTGAACTCTCCAGTCAGCTGCCCAAGGGATCCACGCTGATCATCGGCGCCCACCGGGCGTTGATCGGTGCAATGGCTGAGAGCGGAAAACTGGATGAGGCGTGGGAGTACTGCCTTGCGATGATCGAGCACATGGATGAGCACTCCATGTCCCAGCTCGCCGGCGAGGTGGCCTGGGTGGTGGGCAACGTCGCCTTCATGCGCCACGATTACGCAGAGGGCATCAAGCACCACGAACGGGCCGCCAAGCTCCTCTCCCCCGCCAACGACATCGAACTGTGGGCGCGCTTCAACAAGGCCTCCGCCGCAGTCCGGCTGTCCTCCGGAATCGTTGAGCCGGAGACGTTGTCCGCCATCGAGCGGGCCGAGTTGGCCCTGTCCATTGTGGGCGGCAACAAGACCGACCAGCTCGAAGTCGCTTTCATCCGTGCGCGCTGGCTGTACCTGACCGGTGATATTCCTGCCGCCGTCGACAAACTGCGGGAGATTTACGAGGACCGCAAGGTCCTGGCCCGGCACACTGCCGGCGAAGTCTCACTTCTGCTCGGCAAGTCGTTGAAGGCTGCGGGCGAAACCGCCGAGGCGCTTCACTTCCTGGAGGAAGCACAGCACGACTTCAGCGCGGCGGGTGCCTCAGACCGTGTCCAGCAGGCCATGGACGCGGTCCTGGAAATCCGCTTGGCCGAACGCCGCGCCGCCGCAACACACCCGGAAGCCGTTTAAGCGCCAACTGACTGGCAGTAGGGGTTGCTCTGAGCGCTCAGAACAACCCCTACTGCCAGTCAGTTGGGCAGGCGTTACGCGAAGGTGCGGCCAGTCAGTTTCTCGTACGCTTCGACGTAGCGGGCGCGGGTGCGCTCCACAACCTCGGCAGGCAGTGCCGGCGGAGGGGTGTCCGAGGACTTGTCCCACCCGGATTCCGCGGAGGTCAGCCAGTCGCGGACGTACTGCTTGTCGTAGGACGGCTGCGACTTACCCGGTTCGTACGTGGACGCATCCCAGAAGCGGGACGAGTCCGGCGTCAGGACCTCGTCTCCCAGGGTGATCACGCCCGTGTTCGCATCGACACCGAACTCCACTTTGGTGTCGGCCAGGATGATGCCCCGTTCCCGGGCGATCTCCTCGGCGCGGGTGTAGATCTTCAGGGTGAGCTCGCTCAAGCGTGCAGCGATGTCGTCGCCAACCATGGCCACAACGTCGTCGTACGTGATGTTCTCGTCATGCTCGCCCACCTCGGCCTTGGCCGACGGCGTGAACAGCGCTTTCTTCAGGCGGGACCCGTCAACCAGGCCCTCGGGCAGCGGAATGTCGCACACCGTGCCCGATTCCTTGTACTCGGCCAGCCCGGAACCGGTCAGGTACCCGCGGGCGATGCACTCCACAGGGAACATGTCCAGCTTCTTGCAGATCATGGCCCGGCCCTCAACCTCCGCCGGAACACCGCCTTCAACGGTGGAAGCAAGCACATGGTGCTCAACACCCAGCTGATCGAACCACCACAGGCTCAACTGCGTCAGCACGCGGCCCTTGTCCGGGATCTCGCTGCTGAGCACATGGTCGTAGGCGCTAATCCGGTCGCTGGCCACCACCAGGACGCACTCCTGCCCGAACTTCTCGTTAATGGACTCATCGGCGGGAACGTAGAGGTCGCGGACCTTGCCGGAGTACACGTGCGTCCAGCCGGGAAGCTGCAAAGCCTCCGTCTCAAGGCCGCCGGTGGGAAGGGAATCAGTCATGGCTCAGGCCTGCACTTTCGGGATGCTTCCGGTGGCGCCGTACGGTACGTGGATTTCCCCGCGGGCGGCCTT
The Paenarthrobacter ureafaciens genome window above contains:
- a CDS encoding metallophosphoesterase produces the protein MTFRDSLANRVRVIGRGFAVTTAIGATAGAAAAAYGWWEKDQFELRRETLPILPEDFGPLRVLHLSDIHFVPGQDKKAQWLRSLADLKPDLVVNTGDNLSHQKAIDPLVEALRPLMEFPGVFVPGSNDYYAPRMKNPAGYFRGPSKPKQDPIKLDWPKLRTAFGMGGWIELTNRAQSVVIDGLRFDFSGVDDPHLKRDRFAGWPRGTVNQDARPHLKVGVIHAPYQRVLDRFTEAEADLILAGHTHGGQICIPGYGALVSNCDLPTWRARGLHDWESDGFTTPVNVSGGIGTSRFAPVRIACRPEAVLLTLTARN
- a CDS encoding ABC transporter ATP-binding protein; the protein is MSKQTSFFTSVGRLYPHVRPILPRLFMGLLCALLASVVALAIPQVLRVLVNNSLEPDGNPGAVWTAAVVILALGVGEAGLVALRRQFVINPATTVETKMRVSLYGHLQQLTVAFHDRWGSGQLLSRAMTDLSFLRRWMAFGAIMLVVTTLTVIIGVGVMFSMSWQLALIFLAAAVPIMVNSFRFRRRFSLVTRLSQDQAGDLATTVEESVHGIRVLKAFGRSREALENFNGQAEELRQTEIAKAKQQAGFTLVVTLLPELALGVGLVVGIMLAASGQLSIGALVAFFATAAVVATPVEFSGMLLAMALTAKTALDRHFEVMDTVNTITSPDQPATPSVVRGALRFEHAGFGFDDGGTLLRDVTLDIRPGETMALVGITGSGKSAMLQLVPRLYDVTEGAVTIDGVDVRDFDLQELRRIVAVAFEDTTLFSSSVRDNVLLGAPDASDAALDEALDVAQAQFAYSLPDGVDTLIGEEGLSLSGGQRQRIALARAIAAKPKVLVLDDPLSALDVNTEERVEARLRDVLHDTTTLIVAHRPSTVALADRVALLENGTITAVGTHTELLANNAHYRYVIASLDTGPKDLDSELHDLEDAEEARR
- a CDS encoding helix-turn-helix domain-containing protein; the protein is MGNGFGEKLRAERLERGLTQAELGKNLYSPSYISLLETGRREPTQEVIEELARRLELAPKALEAWSQPVSVSDAEYVLAGLYARQAWDLRDYQLAASHAATAAQIALEAKNNSAWWNMTYMQAECVMKQGLLKECQQIVEHLLEHPMATESAGLGVRAWQMLAAVCHGQGQLATAVEHAKKAVELSSQLPKGSTLIIGAHRALIGAMAESGKLDEAWEYCLAMIEHMDEHSMSQLAGEVAWVVGNVAFMRHDYAEGIKHHERAAKLLSPANDIELWARFNKASAAVRLSSGIVEPETLSAIERAELALSIVGGNKTDQLEVAFIRARWLYLTGDIPAAVDKLREIYEDRKVLARHTAGEVSLLLGKSLKAAGETAEALHFLEEAQHDFSAAGASDRVQQAMDAVLEIRLAERRAAATHPEAV
- a CDS encoding phosphoribosylaminoimidazolesuccinocarboxamide synthase, translated to MTDSLPTGGLETEALQLPGWTHVYSGKVRDLYVPADESINEKFGQECVLVVASDRISAYDHVLSSEIPDKGRVLTQLSLWWFDQLGVEHHVLASTVEGGVPAEVEGRAMICKKLDMFPVECIARGYLTGSGLAEYKESGTVCDIPLPEGLVDGSRLKKALFTPSAKAEVGEHDENITYDDVVAMVGDDIAARLSELTLKIYTRAEEIARERGIILADTKVEFGVDANTGVITLGDEVLTPDSSRFWDASTYEPGKSQPSYDKQYVRDWLTSAESGWDKSSDTPPPALPAEVVERTRARYVEAYEKLTGRTFA
- a CDS encoding ABC transporter ATP-binding protein — encoded protein: MSATTFGTANEDNTLLSKADSKTVRRRSLALLASLIRPVRLRFWLTIVMVVVSQLTRVAGPALIAFGIDHALPALQSGDNGPLVLVGVLYIAAAVATAGMTALYVTSTARLSQAMLLDLRVRVFRHTQRLSLEFHEKYTSGRIIARQTSDLEALRELLDSGVSSLASGLLFMIFTAVTIFALDWRSGLIVLAAGVPMFFLARWYQIRSQIAFRESRVVSARLIVHFVETMTGIRAVKAFRKERENAEQYGEVAEDYRKVTVRSIFLNGVLQPGLVLIGNVCVAVVLLFGGFRVLSGDLAVGVLLALILSTKRFFQPVDQMAMFYNSFQSAQAALEKVSGLLEEVPTVRPPKNPVALKQPRGEIDFNGVEFGYNDGSIVVPRLDLHIPAGQTVALVGQTGAGKSTLAKLIARFYDVSSGSITLDGVDLRDLSTTDLRRAVVMVTQEAFLFSGSVADNIALGRPEASRAEIEAAARAVGAHEFIMGLPDGYDTDVNKRGGRVSSGQRQLIGFARAFLAAPAVLILDEATSSLDIPSERMVQQGLANLLEGVSGGSAGRTAIIIAHRLSTVETADRVLVVHDGRIVEDGTPAELISGGGRFARLHGAWRDSLV